Proteins encoded within one genomic window of Pygocentrus nattereri isolate fPygNat1 chromosome 11, fPygNat1.pri, whole genome shotgun sequence:
- the LOC108435621 gene encoding tumor necrosis factor receptor superfamily member 6B-like: MTITGLLFAALPLLLFVSANRPTYERVFSGKKVVCERCPPGTHLHAHCTDTHPTDCRRCSSGFYTEFWNYISECLPCKLCALNQEETQSCMPSQNRVCQCKEGYYWLSHFCKKHTVCSAGHGILNKGTPYKDTECETCTDGHYANGAAGITQCTPHTACQGDEKLVIHGTDWHNNICITCHNITTKGWPTLIKPLLSDLLAQQKQRRLQRLYRLLKLDGTDGTGSIGLLHWLNKTSEQQLTDLPAILIRANLHSLADNVEQKIKRFQEEAKYCSNDIM; the protein is encoded by the exons CTCCTTTTCGCGGCACTGCCTCTCCTTCTCTTCGTATCAGCAAACAGACCCACGTACGAGCGTGTGTTCTCAGGTAAAAAGGTGGTCTGTGAGCGCTGTCCTCCTGGCACTCACCTGCATGCCcactgcacagacacacaccccaCAGACTGTCGCCGCTGCAGCTCAGGATTCTACACCGAGTTCTGGAACTACATCTCTGAGTGCTTGCCCTGCAAGCTGTGCGCCCTCAACCAGGAGGAGACACAGTCATGCATGCCCTCCCAGAACCGGGTGTGTCAGTGCAAGGAGGGATACTACTGGCTATCACACTTCTGTAAGAAACACACTGTGTGTTCCGCTGGACACGGGATCTTAAACAAAG GAACCCCATACAAAGATACAGAGTGTGAGACATGCACAGATGGTCACTATGCAAATGGAGCTGCAGGCATCACACAGTGCACCCCACACACGGCCTGCCAGGGTGATGAGAAGCTGGTGATCCATGGGACCGACTGGCACAACAACATATGCATTACTTGCCACAACATTACGACAAAAG GCTGGCCCACCCTCATCAAGCCTCTCCTCTCAGATCTGCTCGCCCAGCAGAAACAGCGCCGTCTGCAGCGCCTTTATCGCCTTCTTAAATTAGATGGCACAGATGGCACAGGTAGCATAGGACTGCTGCACTGGCTCAATAAGACTTCAGAACAGCAGCTGACTGACCTGCCAGCCATTCTGATTAGGGCAAACCTGCACAGCCTGGCTGACAACGTGGAGCAGAAAATTAAGAGATTCCAAGAAGAAGCCAAGTACTGTAGCAATGACATCATGTAA